One genomic window of Nicotiana sylvestris chromosome 10, ASM39365v2, whole genome shotgun sequence includes the following:
- the LOC138879506 gene encoding uncharacterized protein — MNALIWNIRSVNIQQAFERLTKMHRQNHYEIVGLMEPKQQAKKLERYINKIGLAHAISNVSNKIWAFIDEVFEVTVMYNMVQQLTLRLFHTESHVEFVLTLIYAKCDAIEWIELWDSLYAMARDMDAPWLVGGDLNVIWDEEEKFCRLPVSLNEIDDFRHASTLAISSNLDLKAAYLHGIEVQHLSKTGSDHSPMYLKCDIETPPIKKPFKFLNFWVEHATFKDVVKENWTADFSANPYILFNHKLKKLKKALSLWSKATFGDIFQKIASMEEVVLVHEAEFEANPTGMNRERLQKVQVELIKCLALEEKYWQQKAGMTWFKEGDRNSKFFHAQVRGRRKRHQLNRIQNSGGTWIEEEQEIAEEAIKFYEEQFTEAATPSSFDIIEHVPNLINTDLNAELIKQPTKEEVKVAVLGLNGDSVGGGGQIV, encoded by the exons ATGAATGCTCTCATTTGGAATATAAGGTCAGTCAACATACAGCAGGCCTTTGAAAGGTTGACAAAAATGCACAGGCAAAATCACTATGAAATTGTAGGATTAATGGAGCCAAAGCAACAAGCAAAAAAACTGGAAAGGTACATAAACAAGATAGGACTTGCACATGCAATTTCAAATGTTTCCAACAAGATCTGGGCTTTCATAGATGAGGTATTTGAGGTAACTGTTATGTACAATATGGTGCAACAATTAACACTACGATTGTTTCATACTGAATCGCATGTGGAGTTTGTCCTAACATTGATATATGCTAAATGTGATGCAATTGAGTGGATAGAATTATGGGATTCATTATATGCAATGGCAAGGGATATGGATGCACCATGGCTTGTAGGAGGTGATTTGAATGTAATATGGGACGAAGAAGAGAAGTTTTGTAGGTTACCTGTGTCATTGAATGAAATTGATGACTTTCGACACGCGTCAACACTTGCAATCTCTTCGAACTTGGATTTAAAGGCagcatatttacatg GAATAGAGGTGCAACATTTGTCAAAGACTGGTTCTGATCATAGTCCAATGTATCTGAAGTGTGATATTGAGACTCCACCAATAAAAAAACCTTTTAAGTTCTTGAATTTTTGGGTGGAACATGCGACTTTTAAAGATGTGGTGAAAGAGAATTGGACAGCTGATTTCAGTGCAAATCCTTATATTCTTTTTAatcacaagttaaaaaaattaaagaaggccCTTTCATTGTGGAGTAAGGCTACATTTGGAGATATTTTCCAAAAGATAGCAAGCATGGAGGAGGTGGTGCTGGTTCATGAAGCAGAATTTGAAGCAAATCCTACAGGGATGAACAGGGAAAGGTTACAAAAGGTTCAAGTAGAATTGATCAAATGTCTTGCACTAGAGGAGAAATATTGGCAACAAAAGGCAGGCATGACTTGGTTCAAGGAAGGGGATAGGAACTCTAAGTTCTTCCATGCACAAGTGAGAGGTAGGAGGAAGAGACATCAGCTTAATAGAATTCAAAATAGTGGAGGAACCTGgattgaagaagaacaagaaattgcAGAAGAGGCTATCAAATTCTACGAGGAACAGTTCACAGAAGCAGCTACTCCTTCATCATTTGATATCATAGAGCATGTTCCTAATCTGATTAACACTGATCTGAATGCAGAATTGATTAAGCAGCCAACAAAAGAGGAGGTTAAAGTGGCAGTACTTGGACTTAATGGTGATagtgttggggggggggggcagataGTATGA
- the LOC138879505 gene encoding uncharacterized protein has protein sequence MKYDDAVTICRVIYQVSSNMQALVKVRKPGMDMVPHKWRDLLAMMENFTPKLKVTKVMWEFPSAGWIKVNTDGASRGNPGRSSIGFCIRNENGDIVKSVGKEIEETTNTVAEAKAMVEALRFCRFQQYSHVWLQTDSMLLKKIMDGIWKPPWIISEQVEEMMKLMNGGNYTVTHIHREGNKLADHLANYALDHGEIECQQFWHLDAQGRRLVNKDKLQCPSLRVKVDRR, from the coding sequence ATGAAGTATGATGATGCTGTGACAATTTGCAGGGTGATTTATCAAGTTTCATCAAATATGCAGGCATTGGTGAAAGTGAGAAAGCCTGGGATGGACATGGTACCTCACAAATGGCGAGATCTATTAGCTATGATGGAAAATTTCACTCCTAAACTTAAGGTTACCAAAGTCATGTGGGAATTTCCAAGTGCAGGATGGATAAAAGTTAATACGGATGGTGCATCGAGGGGAAATCCAGGCAGGAGCTCAATAGGTTTTTGTATAAGAAATGAAAATGGTGACATAGTCAAGTCAGTAGGGAAGGAGATTGAGGAGACAACAAACACAGTAGCTGAAGCGAAGGCCATGGTAGAAGCACTAAGGTTCTGCAGATTTCAACAATACTCTCATGTGTGGCTTCAAACTGACTCAATGTTATTAAAAAAGATAATGGATGGGATctggaaaccaccatggatcataTCTGAGCAGGTAGAGGAAATGATGAAACTAATGAATGGGGGCAATTACACAGTTACTCATATTCATAGGGAGGGCAACAAgctggcagatcacttggctaatTATGCTTTAGATCATGGAGAAATAGAATGCCAACAATTCTGGCATCTAGATGCACAGGGAAGGAGGTTAGTTAATAAAGATAAGCTGCAATGTCCAAGTCTAAGGGTGAAGGTGGACAGGAGATAA